TGACACATTAGAcctgagaaaaatgaaaatcagagTGGATAAATGACACTTGAATCCATGGCCATGTTCCTGTACCTTGTGTGAGGGAGGTGTCAGAGGCTCTGCGACCCTCCTGGAAGCTGGCAGCAGGCAGGCTGCCCTGGGCCTGGggcaggaggtgggaggagagggcCAGTGGACCTCCAGTAGGCAGCAGAGCTCTACCTTCAGTCCCAGAGGCCAGAAGTGTTGACATCTCACCCATAGCAGCCTGCAAAGTGGGAGTTGGGCTGGATGAGGACTTCAGACAGCTGTCAGAAGAGGCACCATCTGAGGGACTGACCACAATACCTACAGAAACAAGACAGGGAAGAAATTAGGCTCCGTATATCTAACAGAATGTGGATTAACGTGCTATTCTACAATGTATGGCATACTAACATGGAGGGTTGCACTGGTGGAAACGGGCCGAAACCTCGGCCAGAGTGTGTCTACGAGAagtggtggtgggagggagcAGGGGCCCGAGAGTTTGtgttgcctcctcctcctccaggtcccTGGGTCGCACCTCTTCGCTGATGCTCGTCTCCAGCAGGCTGTTGGGTGAAATGGAACGGTTCCAGAGCAGTCTGTTCAGGCTGGCCTCCACTGGAAACACCACACgctgaaagagaaggaggctGGACTGTTAGTCACTGATTGACAGAAGACACATGGGCAGCAGTATTTGTACTCTGGTCTATTAGTAGATAAGGGTGGAGGGTCAAGTCTCAATGCTTTCAAGTTTtatcaaaaatatataaaatatatatacctGGAACAATCCCCCTTGGTCATACTCCTTCTCCGAGTACACTGGAGGAGTGCTTTTGGCTGGAATTGAAAATGCTGTGGTTCTAAAGCTGTCGGTGGACTCCATGATCACCTAAAAGCAAGCAGAAAGCACACAGCATTTTAGAATTCAAGTACAAGCTGCAGGTTGGATCGGGAATAGGTACAACTTTACGCTCAATGCACCCAGCTGGAGTGCTCACCTCTGGGCCGGTGGAGTCGGAGGTGCTCCTGGGTCTCTGGCTCCAGGTTCCACACTGCCGGCTCAGCTGCTGGGCGCgatgctctctcactctctccagcagcaggtaGTAGATAGCAGAGAAGTGATTgtagctgctgctctgcagagaCTGAAGAAAAGGACAGACAGTAGATTAGAGGCTTGTTTACCTTTTGACGGCTAATgcccatctcttcctctttttataGCTTCTTTCTTTAGCTCTTaccctctttctgtttctttgaatGAACGCCAGGTATAACTATGTGATCGGTCTTGCAGCCCCTGATAAGTATAATCTCTTTGGAGAGGACAGAGCGAGAATAGTTTCTGCAACAATTCTCCCAACCAACTGAAATTTGATGCTAGACATGAATAACTATCTTAAACCCCCATTTACTAACTACCCCACCTCAAGACACAAGTCTCCTGAAACTGCAAGCtgtgtatttttactgtatttaaccTGCTTAAATCTGACAacataaaactttttttgtgtgttcagtcaCCTCAATAGTCCTCTGGCGGTCGATGCCCAGTGTGTTCATGATGCCCAGCACAGGCTCACTGTAGTCCCCCAGGTTTGAGTTGTATTCTGTCAGAGAATGGCTAAGGGTCTGGTGGGCGGCTGTTGGGTCTGCCAGCATCCAGCGGTGCTGCTTGATCTGGGCCACGCTGATCCTCCTGGCTGGATCTACTACCAGCATCTTACGGATCAGGTTTTCACAGTCTGGAGGACGTAAGAAAAGGAAATCCTGGATTTTGAGCTCTTTGGATTTAGACAGAATTAGTAATTAGCAGTAATTGTTGTGATTTGTTGCCATTATACCTTGGGACATGAAGAAAGGGATTCTGAATCGTccctctgtgactctctgtctgAGTGCAGGAAGGCTGGGTCCATCAAATGGAAGAGAGCCGCAGACAAGAACATAAAGCACCACACCGAGGCTCTGTGAGGGAAATGGCAAAAAGGACAATATtagcataaaaagaaaaatgaatgctTGATTGAATAATTCTGTCTATGTTTTCCTTGTATAGGCTTACCCAAATGTCCAGCTGAGGCCCCTCATACTCTTTTCCTTCGAACACTTCAGGGGCAGCATAAGGCGGGCTGCCACACCACGTAGACAGAGGCTCCCCTGCGTTGTAGAAGTTTCCAAATCCAAAATCTGTAAGACACAGACGGGGATACACAGAGATTTTGTTATTcaaacttgtttgttttccccacaTTCCTGCGTGAGGAGCTCAGGGCGCTGGAACACAAGTGTGTTGCCTTCCTTCAACCGCAGTGTCTTGTGTAATTTGTCATGATGATGTTCAGATACATCAATAGACCAGATCATATCGAGCAAACGTTAACATATCGTCTCTCTCACAAAGGACCAGTTGTCTTGCTCCGAGGCTTGGGCTATAACATATTTTATAGTTTGTGAGCTAAAGTAATTTCCTCTGATTTATATTAGCCTtggtaaaatgatttaattattcACACTTAATTAGCACAGAGACAGCGCAGCAGTGATTTAATTAGAATGGTTTAAGAATCCCAAAGCTGCGAATACTTTCTTCAGGCAAAAATGAACAGaatacaaatacagagagacagtaTTGGGTTCAAAAACACTGATTTCTAACAAAAGTAAATTAACACTCTGTCTCACATCGTACAAAACCTTTGTAGCAAACCGGAAACCATGGTAACAGTAAACGGTATATGGCAGACCTACCAGCCAGTTTGATATTCATATTGGCATCCAGCAACAAGTTCTCTGTTTTTAGGTCACGGTGAACGATGTGGTGTCGATGGCAGTAGTCCACGGCTGTCAGAATCTGCCAAAACTTCTTTCGGGCCTCATCTTCACTCATACGGCCATTTGAGGTCAGATAGTCTGGAGGGAAAGAGGATATTTTAGTAAAAGTCCGTATTTGAGACAGAAAAGTTGTGGAACTCTATCTGTCAGAGCATCACGATCAACAGATTTAacctacatttgttttttttttaaagcttaaCTCACCAAACATTTCTCCGTTCTTTGCATACTCTGTCACAATGTACAGCATGTCTTTGGTCTCCATGAcctaagagaaagaaaaagacggAGTTTAAACCAATTGGGTCACTGGCAGCTGGTGATGACAAGGAATATATttatacaacaatacaatacataaaaaCTGTTCCAAGTCCTTCAGTGCAGCCCGCTCCAGGCATTTCTGGGACATTTATTTTCTAACCACAAAAATCCCCTTCTCATACTTCTCCATGTActtgttccacacacacaaaacaacaacaccctGGCTTTCCATGATATGCCCTGTTGTACAAGTCAGCCGTCATTGACTTCCTGAATGCGTTTATATCATGTCATAAAAACCCATTtatacatgtaaacacaaacccAGAGGGGAAACGCATGAACGAACgacattcacagacacactaaCTAATATGAAGTGCTTGGAAATGTTTTCCCTGAGGCTGACACCAGTTGGCAACGGATAATAGTGTTGCATTTCAAGCTACCCCTATGTCTTTATTTCtaggaaacagagagacaaattcACACGGGCTGTTCACATGGGTCCTGCCTAGTGTATCAAAAGCACCATAAGGGCAATCACTCAGCGCTCTATGTAGGCCAGAAAGACGCAGAGCCCTCGGGGACAATGCAGTTGAGTAGAAAGGTTGCACAACAAAGGAGTTTTCATCATATGACAAAGCCCTGTCTGGCTAATGCTGCTGGCCAACTTTGAATTAAATGTCACTAAATTCCACTGAATGGTGGAGCCTCaactcttttcatttcttctcccGTTTAGAGAACCCAGGCAAAGAATGATTCAGTGCACAGATGCCTCCAAGCGGGAAATAATCTTTATCTGTGAGATAGGGCAGCTCTCTGGGGCTCTGTCACCTTGAGGTGCAGCTGACGTCACGGCTCTGAAGAACAGGCATGGCACGTCAAGGGCCCTCGAACCATCCCAGAAGGAAGATTAACCCCTTAACATCCatattttcccttttatttgCCTTTAAGGGTGTTAAAGCTGACGCCATGTTTCTATGGCTGCACCTTtccatcaaacacaaacattttacatgtcTTGTGCAGCATTTCCTGCAATTCAGCCggacatatttggtatctttggaaactttagGATCTCCAccaaaaattaaaatatatttctgtgcatTTGAACAAATTTGGTCTTCACAGCATAGCAGATGAGCAGAGTTTGTACTGACAGCCGCACTGGTGGTAGAGTGGGGTTTAAGAGGCTGTGATTGATACAAGGtcaaagagaaagggagaggctTTGATGACCCTTGAGTATAGAGGAAAAACATGAGAGAATGGAAGCAGCAGCTGATTTATCAGGCCAGAGGTCTCAGGCTGCCGCCCCCAAAAAACTGCACCGACACGGAGAGGATGTAACCCTCGGATCACAAGACAAGGTCTTATGCCACCATCCTCCCTTCATACAGGAAAGAGGGGCCGCAGTGATGAAGAGTGTTGCTGCTTACCATCATCGAGTACCAACCATCTGACTAGCATCACCTCAGACAACCCAAGGGCACAGAAAGATTAACAAGGACGCATCACATGCAGGATACAAACAGAGGTCATCCATGTTAGACTCCAGAGCCGTGATAGCACCTTTGACAGGAGCTGGGTGACGATAATCCAATCTCATCCAATCTCTTgctcttattgtgaaaaataaaacggCATCGAGGTGTCATGGTTGACAGTTGCCACATTCCTACTTTGCATTAAAGCACCATTACACATACCAATAATATTGTTGCATCAATATTAAGGTATTGAGCAAGCATTATTGTAGGGCtgcaaacaattattttcattatagatctACTGATTAGTttgtcaattaatcatttggtctatatAACTGTGAAAAACACATATCACAATAtcctttaaattgcttgttttgtttgactaacTGTCGTTAACACAATAATATTTAGTTTATTATcacaagagacaaagaaaagcagcgaaCCCTCACAAccgagaagctggaacaagggaaggtttggcatttttacttgaagatttttaaatagttttctTTCAATCAACTATACTAGTTTAATTCAGCTCTACATTGCACTGATATTTGATTCTGTCAGTATTATCCAGCTCTACTGTGTATGATGAGAAACACTGTTGTGGTTTCCAAGGAATAATGTCATGCTCTTATTTTTGCAGACATGATTTCACAGTAAACACTGCTCAGCTGCTTAAAACTGGACATGAAGTAATCCTCACAAGTGGCAAAACAGTACAGAGCCAGACAAAGGgcagaaaaggacaaaaaaaagaaaagaaagagcattgtgtgtttgtttgcgtgggtgtgtttgtgtgtttcttgccaGACACGTGCTACGGTGCTCGCAAGGCCAGTTGAGGAGAAAACCCCCCGGATTCTTTCCACTAAGTCTTCAATTTGATTAGGAGTAAAGCACCGCTTTGTGGGGAGGCCTTCACGTGATGCGCAGACACATTGCACTTCGCTTTAACGGTCGCTAATTGGGCTTAAGGTTCAGACCCGAGGACGCATCTTTAACCAGCGCTCTCCTGACTCCCCTCTGCTTCCCATATCTCTGCCATCACTTTTACCATTAtataacaacacaaaacatcttGGAGATGCATTGTTCCCAGCACTGACTGATTATTctcactctaacacacacacacctgcagacacacacagagggaggtcAAAAGGGATTGCACTAATGCTGTTGTGCTATACTTATGATTCAATGTGCTGTGAGAGTCAGCAGCTCACCACCAGCCAGTACAAGCCACTTAGATAACTAATGCCCCTTATTTTTTGCCACGCATTATGCCACTTCTGCATCCACATATCAACAATAATGAGGCCCGATGCTCTGCACCACAACATCATTACTGTGGGAAATAAATTTCTCCCCATTTTGTAAAGTTTTCCACACCATGGCATTTTACAGAAATGCTCAGACTGGCTCCCTGTCACATGCAGCCGTCACAGACCAGGCTGCACAGGTTGAATAACACACCGCTGCACGCTCTCACcgctctgcacacacacacagaaacacatgtatgGCCAACAGCAACACTGCAGGGTAATAAAAGATAACACACACCTGGTAGAGTTTGATGATATGGGGGTGGTTTAGCAGCTTCATAATCTGCACCTCTCTGTAAATCTTCTCCAGGTTGGAGGGGTTCAGTCTGGTCTTGTCAATGATCTTAATGGccacctggaaaaccaaaaAGCGCTCAAttataaactgaaaaaaaatgataacTCAAAAGATTAtgcatcttaaaaaaaaaaaaaaaggtcacacaATTAGTAGGATGAGAGGTGCTGACCTGTGTTTTGGTGACTTTATGTTTGGCCAGTTTCACCACTGCGAAGTTTCCCTTCCCCAGGGTGCGGATGATCTCGTAGAAGCCGACCTGCAGGGGCCTTCCCTGGGCAGGGCTGGACTGAGCCCCCCGGCTGATCTCCGTCATGATGACCATGGTGCTACAGCGTTGGGATAGTTTAAGGCCAGtacctgcagagacaaacacagctgtATATTTCATTCCTTTATATTTCACTGTCCATATCCGCTTATAATAAGTATATATATCGTGTGTATATATGCTGGCCTATATGCTTGTATGTATGATGCAGCAGCGTGAAAACCTTCTTGTATCATTAATGAGTTCAGTGGGAGAAAGTATGAGCTCACTAGCCTGGAGTGAGTGAGGTGCAATCAATATTTTCTTCACAGCGATTTGgtcaaaagaaaattattagGTGTAGGCTACAAATACGTATTCAGTTCTTAATAAGgcttaaaaagtacatttcttattgtttaaatataaccataattcaattaaaaattgtaggtacttttttttttttacagttcaaTAGAACCGATCAAACAGAAGGTAAAAGAGATCAGAAATCGGCATGACTAAAACCGAAAGAAAGCTTTGGGCTGGgtatagaaaaatagaaatgatcGTAAAGTAAATATGAGGCATTAACATGTGAGTCTAATCGAGAGTCCTACCTTAAAGAGCGGACATAAACCACTTTCTCTCACAGTTCAGACAGCTGTCAAAGGAAACGTAAACCATTCCACGACCACAGCGACGGATCAACAACACGACAAAGAGGACTGTAAACTGGAATAAAAAACACGCGAGGAGCAACTTTTTTCCTTCCGTCGGTACTTTGAGTTTATACAACAAGTCTCTCGGCCCGGGACTGTGCTGCGGCCGGTGTGTGCCTGTGCGCTCCGCCGGAATGCAGAGCACAGGGCTTCGGCACTCACAGGGggaactcctcctcctcctcctcctccctccgccACCATAACAAATTGATACCCACCTTATTAACGTCACACCCGCGTCAGAGATCCGAGCTGGGTGCAAGGCAAGGCCGGACCCGAGCGCAAGGCACGGGTTGCCAGGCAACCGCGCGGCTCGGGCTCACGGTGACGCGAGTGCTGATGGAGGGGTTGCTTAGAGATGGGGACGATGACGTCAGTCGTGGAGATGTGTCGCCACGTGATGTGGCTCTTGCTCGCGGGCTGCCTCGCTCTCAGCCCGGCTGCGCGCGCGGcttcaacagaaacagaaacaggaagcaacTGGTGATCGTCAGTTattagattgtttttgttttttattgtgtaaaccacattatattacattacattatattatattacatccTATTCTATGTGAAAAACAATCTAAACTAAGAGGTACTCTGTTCTctattattctgttattttccATTCCATGGTTTccattattctatatttatttatttttcattggtCTACAAATCACTAAATAGTCTCTCTACCTACTACTTGTCTGACATGGTTTTAAGATATATCCCCTCTAGACCCCTCAGGTCTCCAAATATTTATCTATCCATTtattatctatctatatctatctccaaatattaaatgatgaatgtgaatgaaacttAAGTTAATGTGGTCACAAATACATAACAGAATGGgttatatataaattatagaCATGGATATGTTGTGAAAAATCTCAGTTTTTCAGATTTATTCCATGAACAAGTGTAAAGGTTATTTCCTGGCACTGCCTGGCTCATCTCATATTGCAGGTTAAAGCACAGAGAGTACAAGAACATCTGTCTCACTCTGCATAAAGCAGGTGGGACAGAAAAGAGGGTGGCAACACCTTAATACAGAGGGAGCACATCAGTTTGAGGCAGAAAAGAACATAAAAGACAGGCAGAAGAATAAGGGAGGGGCGAGCGTTACTAAAGAACGAGGAAAAGAATTGCATGAGAACCAGGAAACAAgtcgacaacacacacaaacatccataTGAGTCCTCACATTCAGTTTATGTGTGGCTTCCTTCACCTTTTCTTCTCccacactgagcagcagctaATGCTTATTAGGGATGTTCCTGTGGCGCTGCCATTTTGCCAATCAAGAcgaggagaaaaacacagtccAGGTTATTAGTACAATCTAAGGGAGCACAGGTGATGTCCATGGGTGGAGGTTAAAGGgtaatttcagtatttttaaacctgggctctatttttggtgtttaaatgatgaatagttaccaaaagttttggaactGGTCCATGAGATAGCCTCAcctgcaatggctgcaacgaGATTCATGAGTAAAAATTGATATGCGAAAGAGCAAAACAAGCTGCTCCTTATTATTAAGCAGTCAAGCAGAGAACATCTACAGGATTTCAAATTTACACACAGATGTAGGGAGATGTATGGCCTGCAAGCAGTGTGGCAGAGACCAGAACAAGACCAAATTCAAAGAAA
This window of the Enoplosus armatus isolate fEnoArm2 chromosome 11, fEnoArm2.hap1, whole genome shotgun sequence genome carries:
- the sik1 gene encoding serine/threonine-protein kinase SIK1: MVIMTEISRGAQSSPAQGRPLQVGFYEIIRTLGKGNFAVVKLAKHKVTKTQVAIKIIDKTRLNPSNLEKIYREVQIMKLLNHPHIIKLYQVMETKDMLYIVTEYAKNGEMFDYLTSNGRMSEDEARKKFWQILTAVDYCHRHHIVHRDLKTENLLLDANMNIKLADFGFGNFYNAGEPLSTWCGSPPYAAPEVFEGKEYEGPQLDIWSLGVVLYVLVCGSLPFDGPSLPALRQRVTEGRFRIPFFMSQDCENLIRKMLVVDPARRISVAQIKQHRWMLADPTAAHQTLSHSLTEYNSNLGDYSEPVLGIMNTLGIDRQRTIESLQSSSYNHFSAIYYLLLERVREHRAQQLSRQCGTWSQRPRSTSDSTGPEVIMESTDSFRTTAFSIPAKSTPPVYSEKEYDQGGLFQRVVFPVEASLNRLLWNRSISPNSLLETSISEEVRPRDLEEEEATQTLGPLLPPTTTSRRHTLAEVSARFHQCNPPCIVVSPSDGASSDSCLKSSSSPTPTLQAAMGEMSTLLASGTEGRALLPTGGPLALSSHLLPQAQGSLPAASFQEGRRASDTSLTQGLKAFRQQLRKNTRTKGLLGLNKIKGLTRQVVPPPSCNRGSRGSLGPALSEHRSMLEEVLHQQRMLQMQHQPQPQVQAAQTGPTQNPLLFLAQQQSPSPPPTTVFSSSSMFDTPTPSALPSQQASVGLQHGPWQPTLETSSSGCSSSSSSCYPSSLSPVASAAYLLEARLHISQQTHPHPHTCLQQHPQSGTFTIMSKPAMWSMGSASSTDPDMQELGLAAQQQLSSCVMVK